From a single Lolium rigidum isolate FL_2022 chromosome 7, APGP_CSIRO_Lrig_0.1, whole genome shotgun sequence genomic region:
- the LOC124676816 gene encoding uncharacterized protein LOC124676816: MACRALALRSLLLPDPLHHLTLRAAASAPAARSRCGRRPRRGLRCWSSESGAGDPGQPPQEAVLEAISKVAMSKGRVALTTNMVIGGTVKDDSGDEWLNLDQKVNSYPTDRGFTAIGIGGEDFVHAMVDAVESVLQEPIPKGQVTQKISSRGKYVSVKIGPIRVVSSEQVQAVYRAMRRDNRMKYFL, translated from the exons ATGGCGTGCCGAGCCCTCGCGCTCCGCTCCCTGCTCCTCCCCGACCCCCTCCACCACCTGACcctccgcgccgccgcgtcgGCTCCGGCGGCGCGGTCTCGCTGTgggcgccgcccccgccgcggCCTCCGCTGCTGGTCCAGTGAGAGCGGGGCTGGGGACCCGGGGCAGCCGCCGCAGGAGGCCGTGCTCGAGGCCATCTCAA AGGTGGCAATGTCTAAAGGACGGGTTGCACTCACCACAAATATGGTGATAGGTGGCACTGTCAAAGATGATTCAGGTGATGAATGGCTTAATCTAGATCAGAAG GTGAATTCATATCCCACGGATAGAGGATTTACAGCAATTGGTATTGGAGGTGAAGATTTTGTTCATGCAATGGTTGATGCTGTTGAATCAGTTCTTCAAGAGCCAATTCCCAAG GGCCAAGTCACTCAGAAAATATCTTCGAGGGGGAAATATGTTTCTGTAAAGATTGGACCAATTCGAGTTGTTTCTAGTGAGCAG GTCCAAGCTGTCTACCGCGCCATGAGAAGAGATAACAGgatgaaatacttcttatga